In Mycobacterium stomatepiae, the following are encoded in one genomic region:
- a CDS encoding SDR family NAD(P)-dependent oxidoreductase — translation MGLLDHKTAVVTGANSGIGLATAERFIAEGIDEVFITGRRQAELDSAAKQLGSRATAVCGDVGKPEDLDRLYAKVEEAGRGLDIVMANAGVTRVSRLGEISDDDLDSLLTTNVKGVVFTVQKALPLLNDNASIILTGSTTADRGRPGLSVYAATKAAVRSFARTWASELADRNIRVNVVVAGSTATPGSDALAAQTNPNASVQEFRAGRVATIPLGRFAEPVEIAHAAVFLASDLSSFTTGSTLTADGGFNQV, via the coding sequence ATGGGACTGCTCGACCACAAGACCGCTGTCGTCACCGGCGCCAACTCCGGCATCGGCTTAGCCACCGCCGAACGCTTCATCGCCGAAGGCATCGACGAGGTGTTCATCACGGGCCGGCGCCAAGCCGAACTAGATTCCGCGGCAAAGCAATTGGGATCGCGCGCGACCGCCGTGTGTGGCGACGTCGGAAAACCGGAGGACCTCGATCGGCTCTATGCCAAGGTCGAAGAAGCCGGCAGGGGTCTGGACATCGTGATGGCCAACGCCGGGGTCACCAGGGTTTCGCGCCTGGGGGAGATCAGCGACGACGACCTCGACTCGCTGTTGACGACCAACGTCAAAGGCGTTGTTTTCACGGTCCAAAAAGCACTGCCGCTACTCAACGACAACGCATCGATCATTTTGACCGGATCCACCACCGCCGACCGCGGCCGTCCCGGGCTCAGCGTCTACGCCGCCACCAAGGCCGCCGTGCGGTCGTTTGCCCGCACTTGGGCCAGCGAACTCGCCGACCGCAACATTCGGGTCAACGTCGTCGTCGCGGGATCGACGGCCACCCCCGGAAGCGACGCACTGGCCGCTCAGACCAATCCCAATGCGTCGGTTCAAGAATTCCGCGCTGGTCGCGTCGCCACCATTCCGTTGGGACGTTTCGCCGAACCCGTCGAAATCGCCCACGCGGCGGTCTTTCTCGCCAGCGATCTGTCCAGCTTTACCACCGGATCGACGCTCACCGCCGACGGCGGATTCAACCAGGTCTGA
- a CDS encoding TetR/AcrR family transcriptional regulator: MISAARRLFREHGYLGTALSDVIAESGGPRGSLYFHFPGGKEELATEVALQHAAEIVASVNRAAGATETAAEFVDNFIGHFRDEIVASDYRRGCAVAPIVLETTPASKPLSDVTRRGFGDVISTVAARLEEKAIERERARELARGIVTSMEGALIVSRALRDPQPFDSAIALLTVSARNAADATRLQES, from the coding sequence ATGATTTCCGCGGCCCGCCGGCTCTTCCGCGAGCACGGATACCTGGGCACAGCCTTGTCCGACGTCATCGCAGAGAGCGGCGGCCCGCGCGGCTCGCTGTACTTTCACTTCCCCGGTGGAAAGGAAGAACTCGCCACCGAGGTGGCCCTGCAACATGCCGCCGAGATCGTCGCCTCGGTCAATCGCGCCGCCGGCGCTACCGAGACCGCAGCGGAGTTCGTTGACAACTTCATCGGGCACTTCCGCGATGAGATCGTCGCCAGCGATTACCGGCGAGGCTGCGCGGTCGCGCCCATCGTCCTGGAAACCACTCCCGCATCAAAGCCACTGAGCGACGTCACTCGCCGCGGGTTCGGTGACGTCATCTCGACCGTCGCCGCACGCTTGGAAGAAAAAGCGATCGAGCGCGAGCGCGCGCGGGAGTTGGCCAGGGGGATCGTCACGAGCATGGAGGGTGCGCTGATCGTCAGTCGAGCCTTGCGAGACCCGCAACCGTTCGATTCGGCCATCGCATTGCTTACCGTCAGCGCGCGCAATGCCGCCGATGCGACCAGACTTCAGGAGAGCTAG
- a CDS encoding GMC family oxidoreductase, whose protein sequence is MDAALGERYDFVVCGAGTSGSVIARRLAEDPDVTVLLLEAGGTDDVPSVTEAEQWPLNLGSERDWGFVSEPEELLRGRSIPFSMGKVLGGGSSINVMIWARGHRSDWDLFAAESGEPAWGYAPVLDLYRQIEDWHGVGEPNYRGTGGLLFVQPAPARHPVTHATLDAARGFGIPTYQSPNGRLMEEARGAAVIDLRSRGGKRQSIFRTYIAPYWDQPNLTVVPNALVTNVTFLGNRATGVEVLHDGVVHRVTAAAEVVLSLGAIQTPKVLMQSGIGDEDELRDAGITVRQHLPGVGQNLQDHYGFDCVWEFPERMQAKVQAEAALFWDSGLDDSNEPDLFACTGPFPKATPECVAKYGLPPNSWVLFGAPTHPNSRGRVRLSGPSPSDPPRIEANALSHPDDLKATISCLETLREIGNSAELRPFVAREVMPGDLAGDELDTYLRNALCTYWHESGTAKMGRDPMSVVDGHLNVYGIENLRIADASIMPRITTANTMAPCVVIGERAAQFIKSSHRL, encoded by the coding sequence ATGGATGCTGCGCTAGGGGAACGGTATGACTTCGTCGTGTGCGGGGCCGGGACGTCGGGGTCGGTAATCGCTCGACGACTGGCGGAAGACCCGGACGTGACGGTCTTGCTGCTGGAGGCCGGCGGCACCGATGACGTTCCCAGCGTCACCGAGGCCGAGCAGTGGCCGCTGAATCTGGGCAGCGAACGCGACTGGGGCTTTGTCTCCGAGCCGGAGGAACTCCTTCGTGGACGATCGATCCCCTTCTCGATGGGCAAGGTGCTTGGCGGCGGGTCCAGCATCAACGTGATGATCTGGGCGCGCGGACACCGCAGCGACTGGGACCTCTTCGCTGCCGAATCCGGCGAACCCGCCTGGGGCTACGCACCGGTCCTGGATCTCTATCGGCAGATCGAGGACTGGCACGGCGTCGGCGAGCCGAATTATCGCGGCACCGGCGGACTGCTATTCGTCCAACCGGCGCCCGCACGGCATCCGGTGACGCACGCGACCCTGGACGCGGCGCGCGGGTTCGGGATTCCGACCTATCAAAGTCCCAATGGCCGGCTGATGGAAGAGGCTCGTGGCGCCGCCGTCATCGACCTGCGCAGCCGCGGCGGGAAACGCCAGTCGATCTTCCGCACCTACATCGCGCCGTATTGGGACCAACCGAACCTGACCGTGGTTCCGAATGCATTGGTGACCAACGTGACGTTCCTAGGCAACCGGGCCACCGGCGTCGAGGTACTCCACGACGGCGTCGTCCATCGCGTGACGGCAGCGGCCGAGGTTGTGCTCTCCCTCGGCGCGATCCAAACACCGAAGGTGCTGATGCAGTCCGGCATCGGAGATGAGGACGAGCTGCGCGACGCCGGAATCACTGTGCGCCAACACCTGCCCGGCGTGGGCCAGAACTTGCAAGACCACTACGGATTCGACTGTGTATGGGAGTTCCCGGAAAGGATGCAAGCCAAGGTTCAGGCCGAGGCGGCATTGTTCTGGGACTCCGGGCTCGACGATTCCAATGAACCGGACCTCTTTGCCTGCACCGGACCGTTCCCCAAGGCGACGCCCGAGTGTGTCGCGAAATACGGCTTGCCGCCCAACAGTTGGGTCCTATTCGGCGCGCCGACGCACCCGAATAGCCGCGGTCGGGTACGTCTGTCGGGCCCATCCCCCTCGGATCCGCCCCGGATCGAGGCCAACGCGTTGTCGCACCCCGACGATCTCAAGGCCACCATCTCCTGCCTCGAAACACTGCGGGAGATAGGCAATTCCGCGGAGCTGCGCCCGTTTGTCGCCCGCGAGGTGATGCCGGGCGACCTGGCCGGAGACGAGCTGGATACCTACTTGCGCAACGCGCTATGCACCTACTGGCACGAATCCGGGACAGCCAAGATGGGCCGCGACCCGATGTCGGTCGTCGACGGACACCTCAACGTCTACGGCATCGAGAACCTGCGCATCGCCGACGCATCGATCATGCCGCGCATCACCACCGCTAACACCATGGCGCCCTGTGTCGTGATCGGCGAGCGCGCCGCACAGTTCATCAAATCCAGCCACCGGCTCTAG
- a CDS encoding CGNR zinc finger domain-containing protein, with product MSTGADIGWAADAHLPKGHWLATTRFGLRPAPHGLALVEDFLNTGAEATRDLLADVTRAQAWSTHACRAWSLERGTETSPAPVLINGDDARLRELRDSISGLVSGAGAVARIGLGVTEFVLSAAGELHWQPTGNGWQWWAAAICTEVMLSQHSGTWQRLKLCGNDSCRVVFYDRSWNNSAELHAGHACATEQLSGAAIG from the coding sequence ATGTCAACAGGTGCCGATATCGGCTGGGCAGCCGATGCCCATCTCCCCAAAGGTCACTGGCTGGCGACCACACGCTTCGGACTTCGCCCCGCACCGCACGGCTTGGCGCTGGTCGAGGACTTCCTCAACACCGGCGCCGAGGCGACTCGAGATCTGCTCGCCGACGTCACGCGGGCCCAGGCCTGGTCGACGCACGCCTGCCGGGCCTGGTCGCTGGAACGAGGCACTGAAACGTCGCCGGCTCCCGTGCTGATAAACGGAGACGACGCCCGACTGCGCGAATTGCGGGACAGTATCAGCGGTTTGGTATCGGGCGCGGGCGCGGTGGCGCGCATCGGTCTTGGCGTCACTGAATTCGTACTCTCGGCCGCCGGCGAATTGCATTGGCAACCAACCGGTAACGGTTGGCAATGGTGGGCAGCTGCCATCTGCACCGAGGTGATGCTGAGTCAGCACTCGGGAACGTGGCAGCGACTGAAGTTGTGCGGCAACGACTCTTGTCGCGTGGTGTTCTACGACCGCTCGTGGAACAACAGCGCGGAGCTGCACGCGGGACACGCATGCGCGACCGAGCAACTCTCCGGAGCGGCGATCGGCTAG
- a CDS encoding serine hydrolase domain-containing protein: MNSPAGISLDNWLAPPYAHWSFQHVEDFVPTAVISRGIGPVAVLPTASAPIAQIPVTDSDGAPTTVGAVMAGTATDGWAVAHRGSLVAEEYLGGMGAETRHLLFSVSKSLVAAVAGALHWAGLIEPDAPVTKYVPALGNSGYSGATVRNLLDMRSGIAFSDDYLHPTAEIHLLDQAMGWAPASNPEAPATLRDFLLTLRQKAAHGGPFQYRSCETDVLGWICEEAGGQRMPELMSELLWSRIGAQCDASIGVDADGTGLFDGGISACLTDILRFGSLFLRDGVSLTGQQVVPAAWIVDTLDGGPDSRAAFAASPDDTQMPGGMYRNQVWFPYPGSNVVLCQGMCGQMIYVNRAAELVAAKLSTQPDAGDPQMLWDTLRAFDAVARELAGITTE, translated from the coding sequence GTGAACAGCCCGGCCGGTATCTCACTGGACAACTGGCTCGCGCCGCCCTACGCGCACTGGTCGTTCCAGCACGTCGAAGACTTCGTGCCGACCGCGGTGATCTCGCGGGGAATCGGCCCGGTCGCGGTGTTGCCCACGGCGAGTGCCCCGATCGCCCAAATCCCGGTGACCGACAGCGACGGCGCACCGACCACGGTGGGGGCGGTGATGGCCGGCACCGCGACCGACGGATGGGCCGTCGCCCACCGTGGTTCGCTGGTGGCCGAGGAATACCTCGGCGGCATGGGCGCCGAGACCCGACACCTGCTGTTCTCGGTGAGCAAGTCGCTGGTGGCGGCGGTGGCAGGCGCACTGCACTGGGCGGGTCTGATCGAGCCTGACGCACCGGTCACGAAATATGTCCCCGCCCTGGGGAACTCGGGCTATAGCGGTGCGACGGTGCGCAACCTGCTGGATATGAGGTCGGGCATCGCATTCTCGGACGACTACCTTCACCCCACCGCCGAGATACACCTCCTGGACCAGGCGATGGGATGGGCACCCGCGAGCAATCCCGAAGCCCCCGCAACGCTGCGTGATTTCCTGCTCACCCTGCGGCAGAAGGCGGCACACGGCGGTCCGTTCCAATACCGCTCGTGTGAAACCGACGTCCTTGGCTGGATCTGCGAGGAGGCGGGCGGTCAGCGGATGCCCGAACTGATGTCGGAACTGCTGTGGAGCCGCATCGGTGCGCAATGCGATGCGAGCATCGGCGTGGACGCCGACGGCACCGGACTGTTCGACGGGGGCATCAGCGCCTGTCTGACCGACATTCTCCGGTTCGGCTCGCTGTTCCTGCGCGACGGCGTATCCTTGACCGGACAGCAGGTGGTGCCGGCGGCGTGGATCGTCGATACCCTCGACGGCGGCCCGGACTCGCGTGCCGCGTTTGCCGCGAGCCCCGACGACACCCAAATGCCCGGCGGGATGTACCGCAACCAGGTGTGGTTTCCCTACCCGGGCAGCAACGTCGTGCTGTGCCAGGGCATGTGCGGCCAGATGATCTACGTCAACCGGGCAGCCGAGCTGGTCGCGGCCAAGCTATCCACCCAGCCGGACGCCGGGGATCCACAAATGCTGTGGGACACGCTGCGCGCATTCGACGCGGTGGCACGCGAATTGGCCGGCATCACAACCGAATAG
- a CDS encoding biotin carboxylase — protein MQPEPRRTLNGLSDIRAFFHTNKVPLYFISPTPFNLLGVDRWIRNFFYLTYFDSFEGTHSRVFVPRRRDRRDFDSMDEVCSHLLSDPETLEFIAGKGPGGKCCFVMMNEEIQTLARQAGLEVMHPPVQLRERLGSKIVMTRLADEAGVPSVPNTIGRAGSYDELLALAEGAGLGDDLVISIAYGNAGSGTFFVHGQRDWDEHAGDLVGQDLKVMKRIRNVEVCLEGAVTRHGTVVGPAMTSLVGYSELTPSRGSWCGNDIWHEVLPPAQTHAAREMVTKLGDVMRREGYRGYFEVDLLHDLDSDELYLGEVNPRLSGASPMTNLTTEAYADMPLFLFHLLEYMDVDYELDIREINDRWERGYGEDEVWGQVIITETSPDLEIFTATPRTGVWRIDDEGRVSFNRSANDWATLLDGSEAFYMRVAAPGDLRSEGAQLGVLVTRSHLQTDDYKLSERCQRWVRGMKAKFVSTPLSPAAPIVSRLVARA, from the coding sequence ATGCAGCCAGAGCCACGTCGCACGCTGAACGGCCTCTCGGACATACGGGCGTTTTTTCACACGAACAAGGTGCCGCTGTACTTCATCTCGCCGACCCCGTTCAACTTGCTGGGTGTCGATCGCTGGATACGAAACTTCTTCTACCTGACCTACTTTGACTCTTTCGAGGGCACCCACTCGCGCGTGTTCGTGCCCCGGCGACGCGACCGGCGCGATTTCGATTCGATGGACGAGGTGTGCAGCCACCTGCTGTCCGATCCCGAGACGCTCGAGTTCATCGCGGGCAAAGGGCCCGGTGGCAAGTGCTGCTTTGTGATGATGAACGAGGAAATCCAGACCCTCGCGCGCCAGGCGGGTCTCGAGGTCATGCATCCGCCGGTGCAGCTGCGCGAGCGCCTCGGCTCCAAGATCGTGATGACGCGCCTGGCCGACGAGGCGGGGGTGCCCAGCGTGCCCAACACGATCGGGCGGGCCGGCTCCTACGACGAACTCCTGGCGCTCGCGGAAGGCGCCGGCTTGGGCGACGACCTGGTCATCTCGATCGCCTACGGCAACGCCGGCAGCGGGACGTTCTTCGTGCACGGTCAGCGCGACTGGGACGAGCATGCCGGCGACCTGGTCGGGCAGGACCTCAAGGTGATGAAGCGGATTCGCAACGTGGAGGTGTGCCTCGAGGGGGCCGTGACCCGCCACGGGACGGTGGTCGGCCCCGCGATGACGAGCCTCGTCGGGTACTCAGAGCTCACGCCGAGCCGGGGCAGCTGGTGCGGCAACGACATCTGGCACGAGGTGCTGCCGCCCGCCCAGACGCACGCGGCGCGAGAGATGGTGACGAAGCTCGGCGACGTCATGCGCCGCGAGGGTTACCGCGGCTACTTCGAGGTGGACCTGCTGCACGACCTGGACTCCGACGAGCTCTACCTCGGCGAGGTGAATCCGCGCCTGAGTGGTGCCAGCCCGATGACGAACCTGACCACCGAGGCCTACGCGGACATGCCGCTGTTTCTCTTCCATCTGCTCGAGTACATGGATGTGGACTACGAACTCGACATCAGGGAGATCAACGACCGCTGGGAACGCGGCTACGGCGAGGACGAGGTCTGGGGCCAGGTGATCATCACGGAGACGTCACCGGATCTCGAGATCTTCACCGCGACGCCACGCACCGGGGTCTGGCGCATCGACGACGAGGGGCGCGTCTCCTTCAACCGGTCCGCCAACGACTGGGCCACGCTGCTCGACGGGTCCGAGGCCTTTTACATGCGGGTCGCAGCGCCCGGCGACTTACGTTCCGAGGGCGCCCAACTCGGCGTGCTCGTCACCCGTTCACACCTGCAGACCGACGACTACAAGCTCAGCGAGCGCTGCCAGCGCTGGGTCAGGGGCATGAAGGCGAAATTCGTCTCGACGCCCCTGTCGCCGGCCGCCCCGATCGTGTCGCGGCTCGTCGCACGAGCGTGA
- a CDS encoding DUF732 domain-containing protein: protein MRIRIRRLADVLANAAVLLTVAVACAGAAGADSQEDQFVALLAQLQIPVIDNVPGLVYRAHEICGELDQGASVQSVIDEETNTTYSGSPQLRLYPDRVTRTATKFVTASVTVYCPSHKGQLP from the coding sequence GTGCGCATCCGCATCAGACGCCTTGCAGACGTTCTGGCTAACGCCGCGGTGCTGCTGACCGTCGCGGTTGCCTGCGCCGGAGCAGCGGGCGCCGACAGCCAGGAAGACCAATTTGTGGCGTTGCTGGCACAACTTCAGATTCCCGTCATCGACAACGTGCCCGGACTGGTCTACCGGGCCCACGAAATCTGCGGCGAGCTCGACCAAGGCGCCTCGGTGCAGTCCGTGATCGACGAGGAGACGAACACGACGTACTCGGGCAGTCCGCAGTTGCGCCTGTACCCCGATCGCGTGACCCGCACCGCGACTAAATTCGTCACCGCATCCGTGACCGTCTACTGCCCAAGTCATAAAGGCCAGCTTCCGTAG
- a CDS encoding cytochrome P450, whose product MTGSGGDATREVMRSDEDAAAGFREWHAAAERAGQRVLQRPDGTYLLWRRDDVLAGVRDGEVFASRQGEMMPGNPPFGPYHSILVELLNPASSREMLKPIRGLIEQTIGVVAKQDRCNGVLIAVVLCHAAAALACGLPRHVGIDAVNAEVVGLIRQAPLGGQDVISRLADEPLSNEEVMGLMGSVVRGFMFASLPIAAGLAMLARKPMLQQELRENPGRLAIFIEELLRLDGGANTVSRITTRDVTIGETTIPAGSPVELCVGLVHRDEADPMSGQDMKLDGPHRHWSFGGGPHRCPASHLTRDLLAIFFEVWLAEIPFFWFDWKGGEVPKAWHPKPFGPLSAPLFDGWIPQCVPLRW is encoded by the coding sequence GTGACAGGGTCCGGGGGCGACGCCACGCGGGAAGTCATGCGCTCCGACGAAGATGCAGCCGCGGGTTTTCGGGAGTGGCATGCTGCCGCAGAACGAGCCGGTCAAAGAGTGCTGCAGAGGCCGGACGGCACGTACCTGCTCTGGCGCCGCGACGATGTGCTTGCGGGTGTACGCGACGGCGAAGTTTTCGCCAGCCGCCAGGGCGAAATGATGCCCGGCAATCCGCCGTTCGGCCCGTATCACTCAATCTTGGTCGAGCTGCTCAACCCCGCCAGTTCGCGGGAGATGTTGAAGCCCATACGTGGGCTCATCGAACAAACCATCGGCGTCGTTGCGAAACAGGATCGCTGCAATGGAGTGCTTATCGCCGTGGTCCTGTGTCACGCAGCAGCCGCGTTGGCATGCGGGCTGCCGCGCCACGTTGGTATCGATGCGGTCAACGCCGAGGTGGTTGGCCTGATCCGCCAAGCCCCGCTGGGTGGCCAGGATGTGATCAGCCGCCTCGCCGACGAACCGCTCAGCAACGAAGAGGTCATGGGACTGATGGGGTCGGTAGTCCGCGGTTTCATGTTCGCGTCGTTACCGATCGCGGCGGGCCTGGCGATGCTGGCGCGGAAGCCGATGCTTCAGCAGGAGTTGCGCGAAAATCCGGGCCGGCTCGCCATTTTCATCGAGGAGCTACTGCGCTTGGACGGCGGGGCGAACACCGTTTCACGAATTACCACTCGCGATGTGACGATCGGCGAAACGACGATCCCAGCCGGGTCCCCGGTCGAGTTGTGTGTCGGTCTGGTGCACCGCGACGAGGCCGACCCCATGTCAGGTCAGGACATGAAACTGGATGGTCCGCATCGGCATTGGAGCTTTGGGGGAGGTCCGCATCGGTGTCCGGCGTCGCATCTGACCCGGGATCTGCTGGCCATCTTCTTCGAGGTGTGGCTTGCCGAGATCCCGTTTTTCTGGTTCGACTGGAAAGGCGGCGAGGTCCCCAAGGCCTGGCATCCGAAGCCCTTCGGCCCATTGTCGGCCCCGCTGTTCGACGGGTGGATTCCGCAGTGTGTGCCGCTGAGGTGGTGA
- a CDS encoding DUF2510 domain-containing protein produces the protein MLSEHPPPPPQPAPGWYPDPAGVGHGLQRYFDGSKWTSEWAFNTERPAAARPVSRERPKNDLRANVTALALAALTALVLVIVVGRSWVLDKTHDSPSTAPGATTPSAATEAAPSRTTGPKMPDGMTFASVPGPNGEVINARFAIRDNYTETMIKDGARHDTIDILRYAKATYPDASAVNVQGTFPMTDPYGNTSTQVAIDLTYSRETLNKINFDGVSKKSIWEIRDSGSVLPAFEP, from the coding sequence ATGCTGTCTGAACATCCGCCCCCGCCGCCGCAACCGGCGCCGGGCTGGTACCCAGACCCCGCGGGGGTCGGACACGGGCTGCAGCGGTATTTCGACGGCAGCAAATGGACCAGCGAGTGGGCTTTCAATACCGAGCGGCCGGCAGCGGCGCGGCCGGTCTCTAGAGAGCGGCCGAAGAATGATCTCCGTGCAAACGTGACGGCGCTGGCCCTGGCGGCACTCACCGCGCTTGTTCTCGTCATCGTCGTCGGCCGAAGCTGGGTTCTCGACAAAACACACGACAGCCCGTCCACGGCCCCGGGCGCCACGACACCGTCAGCAGCGACCGAGGCGGCGCCTTCGAGAACGACCGGCCCCAAGATGCCCGACGGCATGACCTTCGCCTCCGTTCCGGGCCCGAACGGTGAAGTCATCAACGCCCGATTTGCCATCCGCGACAACTACACCGAGACGATGATCAAAGACGGTGCGCGGCACGACACCATCGACATCCTCAGGTACGCGAAAGCGACCTATCCTGACGCTTCCGCGGTGAACGTCCAGGGCACCTTCCCGATGACCGACCCGTATGGCAACACCTCGACGCAAGTTGCCATCGACCTTACGTATTCGCGAGAAACGTTGAACAAGATCAACTTCGATGGCGTGAGCAAGAAAAGCATCTGGGAGATTCGCGACTCCGGCTCTGTTCTACCGGCTTTCGAACCCTAG
- a CDS encoding phosphotransferase, with protein sequence MPSTALPLKVEQITPEWLGAALSTPRREVRVRAASVTGVVWGTATKVMLDVGYASGGDELPSRLCVKGGFVPEMLEFMAPGYQAEARFYRDVAPLLGEGLSRCHFAGIDEDSGQGIVILDDLATQGAAFCDARQSLSVDQAGPALELLARWHARTDLEVDWLDAPPHYRPMAYALVAERCDEHTNEMEGPVGRVLTSRERLLAGFQAMWADEDRRPRRFIHGDANLTNVYLGAYGELRFVDWQFAGRGDAYHDVAFFLIGALSSEDRRNAEERLLRCYLVARGAEAETFDVAWDAYRRHALYGIIYALTPEAMQPAEIRDAMSVRFAHAVHDHDVLSLLGV encoded by the coding sequence ATGCCGAGCACCGCACTGCCGCTGAAGGTCGAACAGATCACGCCGGAATGGCTGGGGGCGGCTCTCTCGACGCCACGCCGTGAGGTACGGGTCCGGGCCGCTTCGGTGACGGGCGTCGTGTGGGGCACCGCGACAAAGGTGATGCTCGACGTCGGCTACGCGTCCGGTGGCGACGAGCTGCCGTCGCGTCTGTGCGTCAAAGGTGGATTTGTGCCGGAGATGCTCGAGTTCATGGCGCCCGGGTATCAGGCCGAGGCGCGCTTCTACCGCGACGTCGCGCCGCTGCTGGGCGAGGGCCTGAGCCGTTGTCACTTCGCCGGGATCGACGAAGATTCAGGTCAGGGGATCGTGATCCTCGACGACCTCGCCACCCAGGGAGCGGCCTTTTGCGATGCGCGCCAGTCGCTTTCGGTCGACCAGGCGGGCCCGGCCCTTGAGTTGCTCGCCCGCTGGCACGCGCGGACGGATCTCGAGGTGGACTGGCTCGACGCGCCACCCCACTACCGGCCGATGGCGTACGCATTGGTCGCGGAGCGATGCGACGAACACACCAACGAGATGGAAGGCCCGGTCGGCCGAGTGCTGACGAGCCGCGAGCGCCTCCTCGCCGGATTCCAGGCCATGTGGGCCGACGAGGATCGCAGGCCGCGGCGTTTCATCCACGGCGACGCGAACCTGACGAATGTCTACCTCGGCGCGTACGGGGAGCTACGCTTTGTCGACTGGCAGTTCGCCGGACGCGGTGACGCCTACCACGACGTCGCCTTCTTCCTGATTGGCGCGCTCAGCAGCGAGGACCGTCGCAACGCCGAGGAGCGCCTGCTCCGCTGCTACCTCGTGGCGCGTGGGGCCGAAGCGGAGACGTTCGACGTCGCCTGGGACGCCTATCGGCGCCACGCCCTGTACGGAATCATCTATGCCCTGACGCCCGAGGCGATGCAGCCGGCCGAGATCCGCGATGCGATGAGCGTCCGCTTTGCCCACGCGGTGCACGACCACGACGTGCTCTCGCTGCTCGGTGTCTGA
- a CDS encoding TetR/AcrR family transcriptional regulator: MVEPISRRERKKAQTRRALTKAALDLFLERGFEATTVEEIAEAADFHRATFHRIFASKEDVAMGDILDLFALARERLREALPTDDPFSVARDVLTDTMASFEESDDELVAAHVQVWTSDPALQSRFTAMMLDWEHEIARFFAEAWGLDPESDIRCYVIATAMIGVTRSALLMRRASGLTVRETIDKGFDFLAAAGFGRNATHDADST; the protein is encoded by the coding sequence ATGGTCGAGCCGATCAGCCGCCGGGAGCGCAAGAAGGCGCAGACGCGCCGTGCGCTGACCAAGGCCGCCCTCGACTTGTTCCTGGAGCGGGGGTTCGAAGCCACTACCGTCGAGGAGATCGCGGAAGCCGCGGATTTCCACCGGGCGACGTTCCACCGCATCTTCGCCAGCAAAGAAGACGTCGCTATGGGCGACATCCTCGACCTGTTCGCTCTGGCGCGTGAGCGACTCCGCGAGGCGCTCCCGACGGACGATCCGTTCTCGGTCGCGCGGGACGTGCTGACCGACACGATGGCCAGCTTCGAGGAATCGGACGACGAACTCGTGGCCGCGCACGTGCAGGTCTGGACCAGCGACCCCGCGCTGCAGTCTCGGTTCACGGCGATGATGCTCGACTGGGAGCACGAGATCGCGCGTTTCTTTGCCGAGGCTTGGGGCCTTGATCCGGAGTCCGACATCCGCTGCTACGTGATCGCGACGGCGATGATCGGGGTGACGCGTTCCGCGCTGCTCATGCGACGCGCCAGCGGCCTGACGGTCCGCGAGACGATCGACAAAGGGTTCGACTTTCTGGCGGCAGCCGGCTTCGGAAGAAATGCGACACATGACGCAGATTCGACATAA